The nucleotide window CGGAAGTCTACCCATCTGCTTCGTTTGCGCGACGATATCATAAGGCGCGGAGATCTTTTTCGAAAAAGTGAAAACTTCATCTTCGTCCATGTTTGATAGAACTCTAATATCTCCCATCACTTTCCTCACATTGCGAACTGTCTCCACAATATTACCTGTACCTAATAGATCCCCTTGGGTCCTAATCATCGCAGCACCTTCGCGGACTCTTCTTAACGCTTCTCCGAGATCGCAACATCCACAGACGAATGGGGCACGGAAATTGTGTTTGTTGATGAAATGATCTTCGTCAGCTAGGGCTAAAACCTCGCTCTCGTCTACATAGTCTGCTCCAATAGCTTCAAGGATCTGGGCTTCGACAAAATGCCCGACCCGGGCTTTTGCCATTACGGGAATTGAGACAGCCTGTTTGATCTCTTTAATTAGAGATGGGTCGGCCATGCGCGAGATTCCGGGTCCTTTAGGTTCTGATACTACGAGGCAGCAGGCGCCGGCGGATTCGGCGATCTTCGCTTGGTCGACGGTGGTGACCTCAGCAATGGCTCCTCCACGGAGCATTTGGGCCAGCCCGACTTTGATTGA belongs to Nicotiana tabacum cultivar K326 chromosome 6, ASM71507v2, whole genome shotgun sequence and includes:
- the LOC107819695 gene encoding pyridoxal 5'-phosphate synthase-like subunit PDX1.2, with the protein product MEEDGAVTVYSGSAITDTKKNPFSIKVGLAQMLRGGAIAEVTTVDQAKIAESAGACCLVVSEPKGPGISRMADPSLIKEIKQAVSIPVMAKARVGHFVEAQILEAIGADYVDESEVLALADEDHFINKHNFRAPFVCGCCDLGEALRRVREGAAMIRTQGDLLGTGNIVETVRNVRKVMGDIRVLSNMDEDEVFTFSKKISAPYDIVAQTKQMGRLPVVHFAAGGIVTPADAALMMQLGCDGVFLGPDIFNCSDPYKKVRAIVQAVRNYNDPHILAAASSGLEEAMGGLNLNENRVERFVSAEETY